The genomic region CGACGGATACGTCATCTCGTAGCAGACGGCGGGCCCGAGCGCGAGGCGCCCGGAGACGAGCACGACCGGCGCGTCCGCGGCCGAAAAGGCTCCGACCGCCTGCGAGACCGACCGCATGAAGAAGAAGAGGCGCGGCAGCGGGACGTACTCGCCGAACGGCACGAGGTGGACCTTGTGGTAGGTCGCGGCCGCCAGCCCTTCCGGCGTCACGAGCCGCGCCGCGTTGAAGTAGACGGCTTCACTCTTCTCGTCGACGTCGTTGAAGAGGATCGAAGCGCCGCTCTCGCGCGCGATCGCCGAGAGATCGCTCCGGAGCGCCGCGCTCCTCTGCCAGGTGAGACCGTAGAAAGAGGACTCCGGCACGAGAATGAGGTCCGGCCGCTCCGCAGCGGCGTTCCGGATCGCGCCGATCACGATCGCGTACTGGCGGGCGGCGCTCTCGGCGCTCTCACGGAGCGATTGCGGGATGTTCGGCTGAACGCACGCGACACGGAGAACCGGCGCCGGGCGGTCCCGGCGCGCGAGACGGCTGCCGCCGAAGATCGCGAGAAACGCCGTTCCGGCCGCCAGCGCCGTCGCCGCGGCCGCGCGCCCGCGCGCGCTCTTCCCCACGCCGATTCCGGCGGCGAGCGCCGCGAAGCCGGCCACCAGCGCGCCGACGCCGTAGGCGCCCCACCACGAGGCCGTCTGGAGCCAGCGCGGGTGGTCGGCGAAGACGTTCGCGGTCAGGTTCCAGGGGAATCCCTTGTACGCCACGCTTCGCGCGTGCTCGGCCGCCATCCAGAGGACCGGGAACGCGGCGAGGCGGGAGACCGACCGGCGCGGGAAGGCGGCGACGACGCACCACCCGACCAGCAGCGGCCACTCGGCGAGGATGAGCGCGAGGAGGAAGACGCAGA from Thermoanaerobaculia bacterium harbors:
- the lnt gene encoding apolipoprotein N-acyltransferase, which encodes MRSVFAGAVSGALLALAFPPFGFWWLAPVALAPWIAALYFEERRTRALISGLVFGLVFWCLSVPWVSFVVTHFGGQPAWMGAVCVFLLALILAEWPLLVGWCVVAAFPRRSVSRLAAFPVLWMAAEHARSVAYKGFPWNLTANVFADHPRWLQTASWWGAYGVGALVAGFAALAAGIGVGKSARGRAAAATALAAGTAFLAIFGGSRLARRDRPAPVLRVACVQPNIPQSLRESAESAARQYAIVIGAIRNAAAERPDLILVPESSFYGLTWQRSAALRSDLSAIARESGASILFNDVDEKSEAVYFNAARLVTPEGLAAATYHKVHLVPFGEYVPLPRLFFFMRSVSQAVGAFSAADAPVVLVSGRLALGPAVCYEMTYPSLARDETRRGANLLVTISNDAWYGKAGAQEQHFEALALRAIENGRPFARAAITGISGIVDGRGRLLARLGPDVAGVARAAVSPRTSLTPWTRWGATVFPAIADLLAAAMVSCAIVRWRRSRRA